The following are encoded in a window of Pseudalgibacter alginicilyticus genomic DNA:
- a CDS encoding TspO/MBR family protein — translation MEANQNLSNINKISDYGQSFLNGTMKLYKYIIVFLVINFGALAVGSWLMGNGPQSDWYNKLNKAPWTPSGWVFGVAWTTVMICFSVYMAYLYKALPNSKVITLFIIQLILNVIWNYLFFNQHYIGLGLTVILILTFIVAFFLFSFTNELKIKSILILPYFFWLYIATSLNAYIVLYN, via the coding sequence TTGGAAGCAAATCAAAACTTATCCAACATAAATAAAATAAGTGATTACGGACAATCTTTTTTAAATGGCACAATGAAACTCTACAAATACATAATCGTTTTTTTGGTTATTAATTTTGGAGCTTTAGCTGTTGGTAGTTGGCTTATGGGCAACGGCCCACAATCTGATTGGTACAACAAACTCAATAAAGCCCCTTGGACGCCATCTGGCTGGGTATTTGGTGTTGCCTGGACAACCGTAATGATTTGCTTTTCTGTGTACATGGCATATTTATATAAAGCCTTACCCAACTCCAAGGTTATAACATTATTTATCATACAACTTATCCTTAATGTTATTTGGAATTATTTATTTTTCAATCAGCATTATATAGGCTTAGGGCTTACTGTTATTTTAATACTTACATTTATTGTAGCCTTCTTTTTATTTTCATTTACAAATGAACTAAAAATTAAAAGTATTTTAATTCTTCCCTACTTCTTTTGGTTATACATTGCAACTTCGCTAAATGCCTATATTGTTTTATATAATTAA
- a CDS encoding cryptochrome/photolyase family protein produces MKQPITIFWYRRDLRLDDNRALYEALKEKDKVLPIFIFDSEILESLHKNDARVAFIHTTLQNINKKLHAEFSSGIAMFYGKPIEIYKELLNRYNIKTVFSNHDYEPYAIRRDQEIKTLLNKKNIDFKTYKDQVVFEKNDIIKSDGKPYLVYTPYMKRWKETFKKLDFKLFPSEDILNNLISNISFPNLSLSDIGFIKSEQHIAPYLVTPTLIQNYEATRNFPAKDNTSKLGPHLRFGTVSNRKMIKKAITETDETFWKELIWREFFMQILWHFPQTQTKSFKPKYDQIVWRNNHTEFKAWCEGKTGYPMVDAGMRQLNQTGFMHNRVRMLVGSFLCKHLLIDWRWGEAYFAEKLHDYDMANNIGNWQWVAGCGVDAAPYFRIFNPTTQIEKFDKNLEYIKKWVPDFQELTYPPPIVEHKFARERCLQTYKAALNS; encoded by the coding sequence ATGAAACAACCCATAACTATTTTCTGGTATCGACGCGATTTAAGATTGGATGATAATCGTGCATTATATGAAGCCTTAAAAGAAAAAGACAAAGTGCTTCCTATTTTTATTTTTGATTCAGAAATTTTAGAAAGTTTACATAAAAATGATGCACGGGTTGCTTTTATTCATACAACACTTCAAAATATAAACAAAAAATTACATGCTGAATTTAGTAGTGGTATTGCCATGTTTTATGGAAAACCTATTGAAATATATAAGGAACTACTAAACCGTTATAATATCAAAACAGTTTTTAGCAATCATGATTATGAACCCTATGCTATAAGGCGCGACCAAGAAATAAAAACCTTATTAAACAAAAAAAACATCGATTTTAAAACTTACAAAGATCAAGTTGTTTTTGAAAAAAATGATATAATAAAAAGTGACGGAAAGCCATATTTAGTCTACACACCTTATATGAAACGATGGAAAGAAACTTTTAAAAAATTAGATTTCAAATTATTTCCCTCAGAAGACATATTAAATAATTTAATTTCAAATATTTCATTCCCTAATTTAAGTTTATCAGATATCGGTTTTATAAAATCAGAACAACACATAGCTCCTTATCTTGTAACACCTACATTAATTCAAAACTATGAAGCTACACGAAATTTCCCAGCAAAAGATAACACATCAAAATTAGGACCTCATTTGCGTTTTGGAACTGTTAGCAACCGTAAAATGATTAAAAAGGCCATTACAGAAACCGATGAAACTTTTTGGAAAGAATTAATTTGGCGAGAATTTTTCATGCAAATTCTTTGGCATTTTCCACAAACCCAAACAAAAAGTTTTAAACCCAAGTATGACCAAATTGTTTGGAGAAATAATCATACTGAATTCAAAGCTTGGTGTGAAGGCAAAACTGGATATCCAATGGTAGATGCTGGGATGCGACAACTAAATCAAACAGGATTCATGCACAACCGTGTGCGTATGTTAGTTGGTAGTTTTCTTTGCAAACACCTGCTTATTGATTGGCGTTGGGGCGAAGCTTATTTTGCTGAAAAACTACATGATTATGATATGGCCAATAATATAGGAAATTGGCAATGGGTAGCTGGCTGCGGTGTTGATGCTGCTCCTTATTTTAGAATTTTTAACCCTACAACACAAATTGAAAAATTTGATAAAAATTTAGAATATATAAAAAAATGGGTGCCAGATTTTCAAGAACTCACTTATCCTCCACCTATTGTGGAACATAAATTTGCTCGCGAACGCTGTTTACAGACTTATAAAGCTGCTCTGAATTCCTAA
- a CDS encoding T9SS type A sorting domain-containing protein, translating to MVNDKVILDVSSIPSGTYFLNKKNETRIISKKLVIN from the coding sequence ATAGTAAATGACAAAGTAATATTAGATGTTTCATCTATACCAAGTGGCACCTACTTTTTAAATAAAAAAAATGAAACTCGCATAATATCTAAAAAGTTAGTAATAAATTGA
- a CDS encoding HU family DNA-binding protein, with product MNKTDLIDAMAEHAGITKAAAKKALECALIEIEGALQKGNRVSLVGFGSWSVSKRAAREGRNPQTGATIKIKAKNVVKFKAGADLSSAVN from the coding sequence ATGAACAAAACAGATTTAATCGACGCAATGGCAGAACACGCAGGAATTACAAAAGCTGCTGCTAAAAAAGCTTTAGAATGCGCACTAATTGAAATTGAAGGAGCTTTACAAAAAGGCAACAGAGTTTCTTTAGTAGGATTTGGTTCTTGGTCAGTATCTAAAAGAGCAGCAAGAGAAGGTAGAAACCCACAAACTGGTGCTACAATCAAAATAAAAGCTAAAAACGTTGTTAAGTTTAAAGCTGGAGCAGATTTATCAAGTGCAGTAAACTAA
- a CDS encoding DUF493 family protein produces the protein MSTPANSDEFYKKLKAQLHDTTNWPAEYLYKFIVVTDNKKIAKMEAIFDNMGAIIQTTESKNGKYTSVSINLLMRNPDAVIEKYKEVAEKIEGVISL, from the coding sequence ATGAGCACACCTGCAAATTCAGATGAATTTTACAAAAAATTAAAAGCCCAATTGCACGATACAACTAATTGGCCAGCAGAATATTTATATAAGTTTATTGTTGTGACAGACAATAAAAAGATTGCAAAAATGGAAGCTATATTTGATAATATGGGTGCAATTATACAAACAACAGAATCAAAAAATGGTAAATATACAAGTGTTTCAATAAATCTTTTGATGCGAAACCCTGATGCTGTTATAGAAAAATATAAAGAAGTAGCAGAAAAAATTGAAGGCGTGATAAGTCTTTAA
- a CDS encoding aminotransferase class IV, with translation MINFNGDILEEDKLLSVQNRGYNYGDALFETIKVSLGKVLFWEDHYFRLMASMRILRMEIPMSFTMEFLETQIKNTLESNNLLNKSARVKIIIHRNDGGLYLPESNDVSFVITAKYLDSDFYILDETAYQVDLFKDFYLSPSLLSTLKTNNKALNVVASIYAKENNLQNCLLLNTEKQVVEALNGNVFLVKGHVIKTAPLTDGCLKGVMRRQLIDVINTLPEYELKEASISPFELQKADEFWVTNVMVGIQPITRYRKKEFSNEVAKVILKKLNVKARLG, from the coding sequence ATGATAAATTTTAATGGAGATATATTAGAAGAAGACAAATTGTTGTCTGTACAAAACAGAGGTTATAATTATGGTGATGCCCTTTTTGAAACTATCAAAGTAAGTTTAGGTAAGGTGTTATTTTGGGAGGATCATTATTTTAGGCTCATGGCTTCTATGCGTATTTTGCGAATGGAAATACCTATGAGTTTTACTATGGAGTTTTTAGAGACACAAATTAAAAACACTTTAGAATCTAATAATTTATTAAATAAATCGGCACGTGTTAAAATAATTATTCATAGAAATGATGGCGGTCTATATTTGCCTGAATCAAACGATGTATCTTTTGTAATAACGGCAAAATATTTAGACAGTGATTTTTACATTTTAGATGAAACGGCATATCAGGTTGACTTATTTAAAGATTTTTATTTGTCTCCGAGTTTATTATCAACTTTAAAAACCAATAATAAAGCGCTAAATGTTGTAGCGAGTATTTATGCTAAAGAAAATAATTTACAGAACTGCTTATTATTAAATACAGAAAAACAAGTAGTTGAAGCCTTAAATGGCAATGTGTTTCTTGTAAAGGGACATGTTATAAAAACAGCGCCACTTACAGATGGTTGTTTAAAAGGTGTCATGAGAAGGCAGCTAATAGATGTTATTAATACGTTGCCAGAATATGAACTAAAAGAAGCTTCAATATCGCCATTTGAATTACAAAAAGCGGATGAATTTTGGGTAACGAATGTTATGGTTGGGATCCAACCAATAACAAGATATAGAAAAAAAGAATTTTCAAATGAAGTAGCTAAAGTAATTTTGAAAAAGCTGAATGTAAAAGCCCGATTAGGTTAA
- the murA gene encoding UDP-N-acetylglucosamine 1-carboxyvinyltransferase: protein MGTFKIEGGHRLKGKIQPQGAKNEALQILCAVLLTPELITINNIPDIVDVNKLISLLIKLGVKVEKLAKGSYTFQADDVNLKYLESDEFKVDGRGLRGSIMIVGPLLARFGKGYIPKPGGDKIGRRRLDTHFEGLIKLGAKFRYSREDQFYGVEAEKLKGTYMLLEEASVTGTANIVMAAVLAEGQTTIYNAACEPYLQQLCKMLNRMGAKISGVGSNMLIIDGVEKLGGTEHTMLPDMIEIGSWIGLAAMTKSELTITNVSWNDLGLIPETFRKLGITVEKQGDDIHIPAHTDGYEIQSFIDGSILTISDAPWPGFTPDLLSIILVVATQARGSVLIHQKMFESRLFFVDKLIDMGAKIILCDPHRATVIGHDFKSTLKATTMTSPDIRAGVSLLIAALSAKGTSTIQNIEQIDRGYENIDERLRAIGSHIERVE, encoded by the coding sequence ATGGGAACATTCAAAATTGAAGGTGGTCACCGACTAAAAGGAAAGATACAACCTCAAGGAGCCAAAAATGAAGCATTACAAATTTTGTGTGCTGTTTTATTAACTCCAGAACTTATTACAATTAATAACATTCCTGATATTGTAGATGTTAATAAGCTTATAAGTCTATTAATAAAGTTAGGTGTTAAGGTTGAAAAATTAGCTAAAGGAAGTTATACGTTTCAGGCTGATGATGTTAATTTAAAATATTTAGAGTCCGATGAGTTTAAAGTAGATGGGCGTGGATTACGAGGTTCTATAATGATTGTAGGCCCTTTATTGGCACGTTTTGGTAAAGGTTATATTCCTAAGCCTGGAGGCGATAAAATTGGACGTCGTCGTTTAGATACACATTTTGAAGGCTTAATAAAATTAGGGGCTAAATTTAGATACAGCAGGGAAGATCAATTTTATGGCGTTGAAGCTGAAAAACTAAAAGGCACTTATATGCTTTTAGAGGAAGCATCAGTTACTGGTACAGCTAATATTGTTATGGCAGCTGTTTTAGCAGAAGGACAAACCACTATTTACAATGCGGCTTGCGAACCTTATTTGCAGCAATTGTGTAAAATGCTGAACAGAATGGGAGCTAAAATTAGTGGTGTAGGTTCTAATATGTTGATTATAGATGGTGTTGAAAAATTAGGAGGAACAGAGCACACGATGTTGCCAGATATGATTGAAATTGGAAGTTGGATTGGTTTGGCAGCGATGACTAAAAGTGAGTTAACCATAACCAATGTTTCATGGAACGATTTAGGCTTGATTCCTGAAACTTTTAGGAAGTTGGGCATAACTGTTGAAAAGCAAGGTGATGATATTCATATACCAGCGCATACTGATGGTTATGAAATACAAAGTTTTATTGATGGATCTATTTTAACGATATCTGACGCTCCATGGCCAGGATTTACTCCAGATTTATTGAGTATAATTTTGGTAGTAGCCACACAAGCTAGAGGCAGTGTTTTGATACATCAAAAAATGTTTGAAAGTAGGTTGTTTTTTGTTGATAAATTGATTGATATGGGAGCAAAAATTATTTTGTGTGATCCGCATCGTGCAACGGTAATTGGTCATGATTTTAAATCAACTTTAAAAGCAACCACTATGACCTCACCAGATATTCGTGCTGGGGTTTCATTATTAATTGCAGCATTATCGGCAAAAGGAACATCAACCATTCAGAATATTGAACAAATTGATCGTGGTTACGAAAATATAGATGAGCGTTTACGTGCTATTGGATCGCATATAGAGCGAGTAGAATAG
- the fmt gene encoding methionyl-tRNA formyltransferase, giving the protein MTNKKEIPSKNKDLKIIFMGTPDFAVATLKTLINNHYNIVGVITAPDKPAGRGRQLNESAVKHYAKSVGLNILQPTNLKHPDFLNELKDLKANLQIVVAFRMLPKAVWQMPQLGTFNLHASLLPNYRGAAPINWAIINGETKTGVSTFFIDEEIDTGDMILQQTIAIEPDENAGSLHDKLMNTGSQLVLKTVKLIETDHVTTIPQKEPENIKTAYKLHKDNCKIDWNQNIDRIYNKIRGLSPYPAAWCTLINGSDTLDIKIYKAEKETNHHSLNIGTIVSSKKELKVAVSNGYILIKEMKLPGKRSMDIKSLLNGYQISEDAKML; this is encoded by the coding sequence ATGACAAATAAAAAGGAAATACCATCAAAAAACAAAGACTTAAAAATTATATTTATGGGCACACCCGATTTTGCTGTGGCCACATTAAAAACTTTGATTAACAATCATTACAATATTGTAGGTGTTATTACGGCTCCCGACAAACCTGCAGGTAGAGGCAGACAACTTAATGAAAGTGCTGTAAAACACTATGCAAAATCTGTTGGTTTAAATATCTTACAACCTACCAATTTAAAGCATCCAGATTTTTTAAATGAACTCAAGGATTTAAAAGCCAATCTCCAAATAGTTGTGGCTTTTAGAATGCTTCCAAAGGCCGTTTGGCAGATGCCCCAATTGGGTACATTTAATTTACATGCCTCTTTATTACCTAATTATCGTGGCGCAGCCCCTATTAATTGGGCTATTATAAATGGCGAAACAAAAACGGGCGTATCTACATTTTTTATAGATGAAGAAATTGATACGGGTGATATGATCCTTCAGCAAACCATAGCTATTGAACCAGATGAAAATGCAGGAAGCCTGCATGACAAACTAATGAATACAGGGAGTCAATTGGTTTTAAAAACGGTAAAATTAATTGAAACTGACCATGTTACTACTATTCCACAGAAAGAGCCCGAAAATATAAAAACAGCTTATAAACTACATAAAGATAATTGTAAAATTGATTGGAATCAAAACATAGATCGTATATATAATAAAATACGTGGATTAAGCCCGTACCCTGCAGCTTGGTGTACTTTAATAAATGGCTCTGATACCTTAGATATAAAAATTTATAAAGCTGAAAAAGAAACAAATCATCATTCTTTAAATATTGGAACAATTGTTTCAAGCAAAAAAGAGTTAAAAGTAGCAGTATCAAATGGATACATTCTGATTAAAGAAATGAAGCTTCCCGGAAAACGTTCTATGGATATAAAATCACTTTTAAATGGGTATCAAATTTCAGAAGACGCCAAAATGCTCTGA
- a CDS encoding AAA family ATPase, giving the protein MSNKKIVITGGPGTGKSTLINELIKRGHTCLEEISRQVILDAQKNGIDQLFLKNPMLFSELLLKGRKKQFIEANLFTKQTVFLDRGIPDILAYMDYIGDSYPQQFIEACKTNLYDVVFVLKPWKSIYTIDNERYESFEQAKKIHDCLVNTYQTYNYQLIDVPFDTVENRADYILNILKT; this is encoded by the coding sequence TTGAGTAATAAAAAGATTGTAATTACTGGAGGGCCAGGAACTGGAAAATCAACTTTAATAAATGAATTGATTAAAAGAGGCCATACTTGTCTTGAAGAAATTTCCAGACAAGTAATTTTAGATGCTCAAAAAAATGGTATTGACCAATTATTTTTAAAAAACCCCATGTTATTCAGTGAATTACTTTTAAAAGGGCGAAAAAAACAGTTTATTGAAGCCAACTTATTTACCAAACAAACTGTTTTTCTTGACAGAGGCATTCCTGATATTTTAGCTTATATGGACTATATTGGTGATAGCTATCCACAGCAATTTATTGAAGCTTGTAAAACTAATTTATACGATGTCGTTTTTGTACTAAAACCATGGAAATCCATTTATACAATTGACAACGAACGCTATGAAAGCTTTGAACAAGCTAAAAAAATACATGATTGTTTAGTTAACACTTATCAAACATATAATTACCAATTAATAGATGTACCCTTTGACACTGTTGAAAATAGAGCGGATTACATTCTAAACATTCTAAAAACATAA
- a CDS encoding SRPBCC family protein, which produces MKIYRLHKKQKLPITLNVAWNFLSNPNNLKTITPDYMGFHILSGTEKPMYAGQIIQYMVTPILGLKTKWVTEITHVVNKHYFVDEQRFGPYALWHHKHFIKDIEGGIEMEDIIDYKLPFGLLGQLAHPTLVKPKLEEIFNYREKKLIELFGVYH; this is translated from the coding sequence ATGAAAATATACAGGCTGCATAAAAAACAAAAATTACCTATTACATTAAATGTGGCATGGAATTTTTTATCAAACCCTAACAACCTTAAAACTATTACACCAGACTATATGGGGTTTCATATACTTTCAGGAACAGAAAAGCCTATGTATGCAGGTCAGATTATTCAATACATGGTAACACCTATTTTAGGACTAAAAACAAAATGGGTAACCGAAATAACGCATGTTGTTAACAAACATTATTTTGTTGATGAACAGCGTTTTGGACCTTATGCCTTATGGCATCATAAGCATTTTATTAAAGATATTGAAGGCGGAATAGAAATGGAAGACATTATTGATTACAAATTACCATTTGGCTTACTTGGGCAATTAGCCCATCCTACATTAGTAAAACCAAAATTAGAAGAAATTTTTAATTATAGAGAAAAAAAATTAATAGAACTTTTTGGGGTGTATCATTAA
- a CDS encoding RecQ family ATP-dependent DNA helicase has translation MEHPIKILERYWNFTSFRPNQETIINAVISGEDTFALLPTGGGKSLCFQIPALAKPGICIVISPLVALMKDQVKALNNKGIKAMALTSGISYQELDTLLDNCVYGNYKFLYLSPERLQQELVQERIKQMPVNLIAVDEAHCISQWGNDFRPAYKNITLLRQLQPSVNVIALTASARPEVVEDIIKELDFINPKIFKQSFFRPNLAYMVFTENDKYYRIETILKKYTASSIIYVRNRKLTLELSQFLENKGIRSTYFHGGITNTEKETHMQQWLSNQKQVMVATNAFGMGIDKPDVKTVIHLDLPESMESYFQEAGRVGRNGEKAFAVILKNTSDESKVKNQFLNVLPDVNFIKQVYRKLCNYFQISYGEGEYFTQDFNFNTFCKTYSFNSIMCYNALQLLDRNSIISLSKQFNNKATLQIIISNAALFSYLETHKDLNIIVKSILRMYGGVFEHETKINTTNIAEKASVNDVVLMNALKKLEADNIISLKLVNTDAQITFLQPREDDKTINRIASIIEKQNKLKQNQVKSILNYVENDSVCKSMQLLTYFGETDIKPCGICSVCIQSNKTKPPLNPIVLKKQVIELLEHGDLSSRILIEKLNCTEKEIQNVLQLMLEHNIIAITKTNTYKLYHL, from the coding sequence TTGGAACATCCCATAAAAATTTTAGAACGTTATTGGAACTTTACAAGTTTTCGGCCTAACCAAGAGACTATCATTAACGCTGTAATTTCTGGCGAGGATACTTTTGCCCTCTTACCTACCGGTGGGGGCAAATCGTTGTGCTTTCAAATTCCAGCCTTAGCCAAACCGGGCATTTGTATTGTTATTTCGCCTTTAGTAGCTTTAATGAAAGATCAAGTTAAAGCCTTAAATAACAAGGGCATTAAAGCCATGGCACTTACCAGTGGCATTTCTTATCAAGAATTAGACACGCTTTTGGATAATTGTGTTTATGGCAACTATAAATTTTTATATCTGTCTCCCGAACGCTTGCAACAAGAATTGGTTCAAGAGCGCATCAAGCAAATGCCTGTTAACCTTATTGCTGTTGATGAGGCACATTGCATTTCACAATGGGGAAATGATTTTAGACCTGCTTATAAAAACATTACATTACTAAGACAATTGCAACCCAGTGTTAATGTAATTGCCTTAACTGCTTCTGCCCGACCCGAAGTAGTTGAAGATATAATAAAAGAACTTGATTTTATAAATCCAAAAATTTTCAAACAATCCTTTTTCAGACCTAATTTGGCTTATATGGTATTCACTGAAAATGACAAATACTATCGTATTGAAACTATTTTAAAGAAATACACAGCCTCATCAATTATTTATGTTAGAAATAGAAAATTAACTTTAGAATTAAGCCAGTTTTTAGAAAACAAAGGTATCCGTTCCACATATTTTCACGGAGGAATTACCAATACCGAAAAAGAGACTCACATGCAGCAGTGGCTTAGTAATCAAAAACAAGTTATGGTAGCCACCAACGCTTTTGGAATGGGTATTGATAAACCAGACGTTAAAACCGTAATTCACTTAGACCTCCCTGAAAGTATGGAAAGTTATTTTCAAGAAGCAGGACGAGTTGGGCGCAATGGAGAAAAAGCTTTTGCTGTTATCTTGAAAAACACAAGTGATGAAAGCAAAGTAAAGAATCAATTTTTGAACGTTCTGCCTGACGTTAATTTTATAAAACAAGTGTACCGAAAATTGTGCAACTATTTTCAAATATCTTATGGTGAAGGTGAATATTTCACTCAAGATTTCAACTTTAACACTTTTTGTAAAACCTATAGCTTTAATAGTATTATGTGCTATAACGCTTTACAGTTATTGGACAGAAATAGTATTATTAGCCTATCAAAACAATTTAATAATAAAGCCACTCTCCAAATAATAATTAGCAACGCCGCTCTTTTTAGTTATTTAGAAACACATAAAGATTTAAATATTATAGTTAAATCTATTTTAAGAATGTATGGTGGTGTGTTTGAACATGAAACTAAAATAAACACTACTAATATTGCCGAAAAAGCCTCTGTAAACGATGTTGTTTTAATGAATGCTTTAAAAAAATTAGAAGCCGACAACATTATATCATTAAAATTAGTCAATACCGATGCACAAATTACATTTTTACAACCACGAGAAGACGATAAAACAATTAATAGAATTGCTTCTATTATTGAAAAGCAAAATAAGCTAAAACAAAACCAAGTTAAATCAATACTTAATTATGTTGAAAATGATTCGGTTTGTAAAAGCATGCAACTTCTTACTTATTTTGGAGAAACCGACATAAAACCGTGTGGCATTTGTTCCGTTTGTATACAATCCAACAAAACCAAGCCGCCGCTAAACCCAATAGTGCTAAAAAAACAAGTGATAGAATTGCTGGAGCATGGCGATTTATCATCTAGAATACTTATCGAAAAATTGAACTGTACTGAAAAAGAGATTCAAAATGTATTGCAATTAATGTTGGAACATAATATTATTGCTATTACAAAAACCAATACCTACAAACTATATCATTTATAA
- a CDS encoding DUF4290 domain-containing protein: protein MIDDLEYNTEREHLIIPEYGRHMQKMINHAKTRETKEEREKLAKSIIAVMGNLQPHLRDVPDFQHKLWDQLFIMANFELDVDSPYPKPSKDELEERPEPLNYPQNFPKYRFYGNNIKTMIDVANTWEEGDLKEALIYTIANHMKKCFLNWNKDTVEDAVIYNHLYELSGGKINLKNSEEDLSDATSLMRSKNKFSNNNNTKKGHHKKNTNNRQRKRY from the coding sequence TTGATAGACGATTTAGAATACAATACAGAGCGTGAACATTTAATTATACCTGAATATGGACGTCATATGCAGAAAATGATTAATCATGCAAAAACCCGTGAAACCAAAGAAGAACGCGAAAAACTTGCCAAGTCAATTATTGCAGTAATGGGTAATTTACAACCACATTTACGAGATGTTCCAGATTTTCAGCATAAGCTTTGGGATCAACTTTTTATTATGGCTAATTTTGAATTAGATGTAGATTCTCCATATCCAAAACCATCAAAAGATGAATTAGAAGAACGTCCAGAACCTCTTAATTATCCGCAAAATTTCCCAAAATATCGTTTTTATGGCAACAATATAAAAACAATGATTGATGTAGCTAATACTTGGGAAGAAGGTGATCTTAAAGAAGCGCTTATATATACCATTGCAAATCACATGAAAAAGTGTTTTTTGAATTGGAATAAAGATACGGTGGAAGATGCTGTTATTTATAACCATTTATATGAGCTCTCTGGAGGCAAAATAAATTTAAAAAATTCAGAAGAAGATTTATCAGACGCAACGAGTTTGATGCGTTCTAAGAATAAATTTTCTAATAATAACAATACTAAGAAAGGGCATCATAAAAAGAATACGAATAACAGACAAAGAAAGCGCTATTAG
- a CDS encoding START-like domain-containing protein — MEEKIKFEIEFPIQASPQLLYQYISTPSGLSEWFSDNVNSRGELFTFIWDGSEEQAKLLSKKSEERVKFRWINDEGTNCFFEIRIQVDEITKDVSLMITDFAEEDEVDESKMLWENQISDLKQVLGSA; from the coding sequence ATGGAAGAGAAAATTAAGTTCGAAATAGAATTCCCAATTCAAGCATCACCGCAATTGTTATATCAATACATATCAACGCCATCTGGCTTGTCAGAGTGGTTTTCAGATAATGTAAACTCACGTGGTGAATTGTTTACGTTTATTTGGGATGGGAGTGAAGAGCAAGCAAAATTGTTGAGTAAAAAAAGCGAGGAGCGTGTAAAATTCAGATGGATAAATGATGAAGGAACAAATTGTTTTTTTGAAATTCGTATTCAAGTTGATGAAATTACTAAAGACGTATCCCTAATGATTACAGATTTTGCTGAGGAAGATGAGGTGGACGAATCTAAAATGCTTTGGGAAAATCAAATATCAGATTTAAAACAAGTATTAGGGTCTGCTTAA
- a CDS encoding YqgE/AlgH family protein: MITIKPKKGDLLIAEPAIIGDMSFNRSIVLLADHTKEGSIGFILNKPLNYNINDLVPEIESSTFRVYNGGPVEQDNLYFIHKVPQLIPDSIEISLGIYWGGDFGKVAELIAKEEIKETDIRFFLGYSGWGNNQLETELKSNSWVVTDNIYEKDIIEKSYESFWKEKMLEFGGEYSIWSNAPENPNYN; this comes from the coding sequence ATGATTACAATTAAACCAAAAAAAGGTGATTTGTTAATCGCTGAACCTGCAATAATAGGCGATATGTCTTTCAATCGTTCTATAGTATTGTTGGCTGATCATACTAAAGAAGGCTCCATAGGTTTTATTCTAAACAAGCCGTTAAATTACAATATAAATGACCTTGTTCCTGAAATTGAATCCTCTACCTTCAGAGTCTATAATGGCGGACCTGTAGAACAAGATAACCTTTATTTTATTCATAAAGTGCCACAATTAATTCCCGACAGCATCGAAATCTCCTTAGGTATATACTGGGGGGGAGACTTTGGCAAGGTTGCTGAACTTATCGCTAAAGAAGAAATTAAAGAAACTGATATTCGTTTTTTCTTAGGGTATTCTGGTTGGGGCAACAACCAATTAGAAACAGAACTGAAATCCAATTCTTGGGTTGTTACTGATAATATTTATGAAAAAGATATTATTGAAAAAAGTTACGAGTCGTTTTGGAAAGAAAAAATGTTAGAATTTGGGGGCGAATATAGTATTTGGTCCAATGCACCAGAAAACCCAAATTACAATTAA